One window of the Trifolium pratense cultivar HEN17-A07 linkage group LG2, ARS_RC_1.1, whole genome shotgun sequence genome contains the following:
- the LOC123907132 gene encoding UDP-glycosyltransferase 1-like has protein sequence MEDTIVLYPALGSGHLMSMIEFGKLILTNHPSFSITILILTPPNKNITNKDTNQKTLTPEEQYLASVSATFPSINFHYIPPASCPITLPPHFITFEVSHQSNNHVENFLHSISKTTNLKAVILDFLTYNASKVTTKLQIPTYFYFTSGAIILSILLNFPTVYQNATKPIKDLPIPLNIPGLPRNLSTDDYPDEAKDSEKCQVVLDSAKTMRQSVGIIVNTFDAIEGKIIKALNEGFCVPDGKTPSIFCIGPLVTSYGEDKNGCLSWLDSQPRQSVVFLSFGSMGQFSKTQLNEIAIGLEKSEQRFLWVVRSDLDSEKLSLDELLPEGFLERTKEKGMVVRNWAPQGAILHHDSVGGFVTHCGWNSVLEAVCVGLPMIAWPLYAEQRLNKFILVDEMNVALELNESKDGFVSGTELEDRVKELMDSDKGKEIRQRIFKMKISAKEASEEGGSSHVALNKLVEFFKQKINYYDMVDDMA, from the coding sequence ATGGAGGACACTATAGTTCTATACCCTGCTCTTGGTAGTGGACATTTGATGTCCATGATTGAATTTGGAAAACTAATATTAACTAACCACCCTTCATTTTCCATCACTATTCTCATTCTTACACCACCTAACAAAAACATAACCAACAAAGACACAAACCAAAAAACCCTTACTCCAGAAGAACAATACTTAGCTTCAGTTTCAGCAACATTTCCCTCAATTAATTTCCACTACATTCCTCCAGCTTCATGCCCTATAACACTTCCACCACACTTCATCACCTTTGAAGTCTCTCACCAAAGCAACAACCATGTTGAAAATTTTCTCCATTCAATTTCCAAAACCACAAACCTCAAAGCTGTTATTTTAGATTTCTTGACTTATAATGCCTCAAAAGTTACCACCAAACTTCAAATCCCTACTTACTTTTACTTCACCTCAGGAGCTATCATTCTTTCCATTTTGCTTAATTTCCCAACAGTTTACCAAAATGCTACAAAACCCATTAAGGATCTTCCTATACCTCTTAATATTCCCGGGTTACCGAGGAATCTTTCGACGGATGATTATCCCGATGAGGCCAAGGATTCTGAGAAGTGTCAAGTTGTGCTTGATTCCGCGAAAACAATGAGACAAAGTGTGGGGATTATTGTGAATACTTTTGATGCTATTGAAGGAAAGATTATTAAAGCTTTGAATGAAGGGTTCTGTGTTCCTGATGGAAAAACTCCATCCATTTTTTGTATTGGACCTTTAGTTACATCTTATGGAGAAGATAAAAATGGGTGTTTGAGTTGGCTAGACTCGCAGCCTAGACAAAGCGTCGTGTTTTTGAGTTTTGGAAGCATGGGACAATTTTCTAAGACTCAGTTGAATGAGATAGCTATTGGATTGGAGAAAAGTGAGCAAAGATTCTTGTGGGTCGTTCGGAGTGATTTAGACTCCGAGAAACTAAGTTTGGACGAATTGCTGCCAGAAGGGTTTTTGGAGAGGACAAAGGAGAAAGGAATGGTGGTGAGAAATTGGGCCCCACAAGGTGCAATATTGCATCATGATTCTGTGGGTGGATTTGTGACTCATTGTGGGTGGAATTCAGTGTTGGAAGCTGTTTGCGTAGGATTGCCAATGATTGCGTGGCCTTTGTATGCAGAACAAAGGTTAAACAAGTTTATTTTGGTTGACGAAATGAATGTGGCTTTGGAACTGAATGaatcaaaagatgggtttgtgAGTGGAACTGAGTTGGAAGATCGAGTTAAAGAATTGATGGACTCGGATAAAGGAAAAGAGATTAGACAAAGGATTTTCAAGATGAAAATTAGTGCTAAGGAGGCAAGTGAAGAAGGTGGAAGTTCACATGTTGCTTTGAATAAGTTGGTTGAGTTTTTTAAGCAGAAGATTAACTATTATGATATGGTTGATGATATGGCTTAG